From a single Adhaeribacter swui genomic region:
- a CDS encoding SusC/RagA family TonB-linked outer membrane protein, whose translation MGKLSFNEGCYCSRNERGVSLGILFKVLFLLLLCATTQAQTPNRANLITVNGKVTEKGTGEPLIGVSIRVKGSNDGVVSDANGNYKIQVPVNSTLLFTYIGYSDLEEPVGNRITISPQLATGGRALNEVVVVGYGSQSKRELTGSVASVNARQLQDRAVVSFGEALAGQMAGVQVQQTSTAPGGGISLKIRGTGSITAGNQPLYVVDGVPLDNSVSNASAQGGDIGDQSPVNPLAAINPDDIQSIDVLKDAAATSIYGSRGSNGVVLITTKQGVAGRSQYSLNVSYGFQEIAKKVGIMSNQEYAQRQIDMRNTDWVRAGGKATDPNSARSGPQYKIADEFKNAASLPFTDWQDLLYRRAPMQNYQLSASGGTDNARYYLSGNYQNQEGIVINSGFKKYAFRLNVDAKASEKIRVGFRIAPSYTNNRIATTGGISDYGAVATTVMSTPGLYPARNPDGTYATTYTLHYDDGTTQNINYNNALAFGEGIQNTMNQFSTVGSLFTTIDILKNLQFKTSINADVNTFNNNKFSPSFISVNPSYGRSYAATNISWINENTLTYDNSFADRHNVNVLVGLTEQKSTFNSTAVNANSFPNDLVPTLNAGIVTGGNSLRSQWTLLSLLSRATYNFDEKYFLTATFRRDGSSRFGSENKWGNFPSASVGWRISQEEFMADVTAVSELKLRASYGLIGNNQIPDYASVGLIYGSNYILGSGDGAIASGLAQGSLGNVNLGWEKAKEIDLGLDLGLFQNRIYLSADYYNKLTSDLLLNVPVPLSTGFETALRNLGSLRNKGVELALETRNFNTDKFTWTTNANISFNTNKVESLGNGGTPIIVANRAQENSLTHITQIGSPLGSYYGYVFDGVYNTIDEVNASAHLPNTNAGDAKFRDLNNDGVINDSDKTIIGNNLPKFTYGITNSFNYGNFDFSFSLQGAQDVEVMNLTKRSNYRNNGEAFKNYWRSPEEPGDGKTFGPGSSANNRTISSWLVDDASFLRIRNVTIGYKLGKILTGSILRNARAYVNIQNLHTFTKYTGYNPEVNTTEGDPWISSALTPGIDYGTYPMARTIVFGLNLGF comes from the coding sequence ATGGGAAAACTAAGTTTTAATGAAGGTTGCTATTGTTCCCGTAATGAGCGCGGAGTGTCTCTGGGAATACTCTTTAAAGTATTATTCCTTTTATTGTTATGTGCTACCACTCAGGCTCAGACGCCAAACCGGGCGAATCTGATTACGGTGAATGGTAAGGTTACAGAAAAAGGAACCGGTGAACCGCTGATTGGTGTATCCATACGGGTTAAAGGCAGCAACGATGGTGTTGTTTCGGATGCAAATGGAAATTACAAGATTCAGGTACCTGTAAATAGCACCTTGCTGTTTACTTATATAGGCTACAGTGATTTAGAGGAGCCTGTCGGAAACCGGATAACTATTTCGCCGCAACTTGCAACTGGTGGCAGAGCATTAAATGAAGTTGTTGTGGTTGGGTATGGAAGCCAGTCGAAGCGTGAACTGACTGGGTCGGTAGCCTCGGTCAATGCGCGACAATTGCAGGATCGAGCGGTGGTTTCGTTCGGAGAAGCGCTGGCTGGGCAGATGGCGGGTGTACAGGTACAACAGACCTCAACTGCGCCAGGCGGTGGTATTTCCCTGAAAATCAGGGGTACGGGATCCATTACAGCGGGCAACCAGCCTTTGTATGTGGTCGATGGGGTGCCACTCGATAATTCAGTTAGTAATGCGTCAGCCCAGGGTGGAGATATTGGGGATCAATCTCCGGTTAATCCGCTGGCAGCTATTAATCCAGATGATATTCAGTCCATTGATGTATTAAAAGACGCTGCTGCTACCTCCATTTATGGATCGCGTGGATCTAATGGCGTGGTTCTGATTACCACCAAGCAAGGCGTGGCCGGTAGGTCGCAGTACAGCCTGAATGTAAGTTACGGTTTTCAGGAAATCGCGAAAAAGGTTGGAATCATGAGCAACCAGGAATACGCGCAACGCCAGATTGATATGAGAAACACGGATTGGGTGCGTGCCGGCGGGAAAGCCACTGATCCTAATTCGGCCAGAAGCGGACCACAATACAAGATCGCGGATGAATTTAAGAATGCCGCGTCACTGCCTTTCACCGATTGGCAAGACCTGCTTTATCGCCGGGCACCCATGCAAAACTACCAGCTTTCAGCTTCCGGCGGCACGGACAATGCCCGCTATTACTTGTCTGGTAACTATCAGAATCAGGAAGGCATTGTCATTAATTCCGGTTTTAAAAAATATGCGTTTCGTCTGAATGTGGATGCGAAAGCGTCGGAAAAGATTAGAGTCGGCTTCCGTATTGCTCCATCCTACACGAATAACCGCATCGCCACAACAGGCGGGATTTCTGATTACGGCGCAGTAGCTACCACTGTGATGTCGACTCCGGGATTATACCCCGCGCGGAATCCAGATGGTACGTACGCAACCACTTACACGCTGCATTATGACGATGGCACCACGCAGAATATCAACTACAATAATGCGCTGGCTTTTGGTGAAGGTATTCAGAACACAATGAACCAGTTCAGCACGGTTGGTAGCTTGTTTACAACCATTGATATCCTGAAAAACCTTCAATTCAAAACAAGTATCAATGCGGATGTGAATACATTCAATAACAACAAATTTTCACCTTCTTTTATCAGTGTAAATCCTTCGTACGGTCGTTCTTACGCGGCTACAAATATTAGTTGGATTAATGAAAACACATTGACCTACGACAATTCGTTTGCCGATCGGCATAATGTAAATGTGCTGGTGGGGTTAACAGAGCAGAAATCGACTTTCAACTCTACGGCAGTCAATGCAAATTCATTCCCGAATGACCTGGTACCTACGCTAAATGCGGGGATCGTAACAGGTGGAAATTCTTTGCGATCGCAATGGACCCTACTCTCCTTATTAAGCCGGGCGACTTACAATTTCGACGAGAAGTACTTTTTAACCGCCACTTTCCGTCGCGATGGTTCCTCTCGTTTCGGATCGGAAAACAAATGGGGGAATTTTCCTTCCGCTTCGGTCGGGTGGAGAATCAGCCAGGAAGAATTTATGGCGGATGTAACTGCTGTTAGTGAGTTGAAGTTGCGTGCCAGCTATGGTTTGATCGGTAATAACCAGATACCCGATTATGCATCCGTCGGCTTAATTTACGGTAGCAACTATATTTTAGGCTCCGGTGACGGTGCAATTGCCAGTGGATTGGCGCAAGGTTCTCTGGGCAATGTAAACCTTGGATGGGAAAAGGCCAAGGAAATAGACCTGGGGTTAGATCTGGGACTTTTTCAAAACAGGATTTACCTTTCCGCTGATTATTACAACAAGCTAACCTCTGACCTGCTTCTTAATGTTCCTGTGCCTCTTTCAACTGGTTTTGAAACTGCTCTGCGCAATCTGGGAAGTCTCCGTAATAAAGGGGTAGAGCTTGCCTTGGAAACCAGAAATTTCAATACAGATAAATTTACCTGGACCACCAACGCCAACATTTCTTTTAACACTAATAAGGTAGAATCACTTGGAAATGGCGGCACACCGATTATCGTTGCCAACCGTGCCCAGGAGAACTCTTTGACACACATTACCCAAATCGGCAGCCCGCTGGGAAGTTACTATGGTTATGTTTTCGATGGAGTTTATAATACCATTGACGAAGTGAATGCTTCTGCTCATTTACCGAACACGAATGCAGGTGATGCCAAATTCAGGGATCTTAATAATGATGGCGTCATCAATGACTCCGACAAGACCATTATCGGCAATAACCTTCCCAAGTTTACCTATGGCATTACAAACAGCTTCAACTACGGAAACTTTGACTTTAGCTTTTCGCTGCAAGGCGCTCAGGATGTAGAGGTGATGAACCTTACCAAACGCAGTAATTACCGGAACAATGGGGAAGCTTTCAAGAACTACTGGCGTTCGCCTGAGGAACCCGGTGATGGCAAGACGTTTGGCCCGGGAAGCTCGGCTAATAACCGGACAATCTCCTCCTGGCTGGTAGACGATGCCTCATTCCTGCGCATCAGAAACGTTACCATTGGGTATAAACTTGGCAAAATTCTGACCGGATCCATTTTGCGAAATGCAAGGGCTTACGTAAACATTCAAAACCTGCACACCTTCACCAAATACACCGGGTACAATCCAGAGGTGAATACGACCGAAGGCGATCCTTGGATTTCTTCTGCGCTCACGCCCGGCATCGATTATGGCACTTACCCCATGGCAAGAACCATTGTATTTGGTCTTAACCTTGGTTTCTGA
- a CDS encoding RagB/SusD family nutrient uptake outer membrane protein produces the protein MISKNIKIAVALVILTFSGTSCEDFLESEPISQIGETNFFKTESDFKQALVGAYSAFAQVYSGNGYYSLLVDLRSDNTTELTAGGDGNDAKRNIDEFRETTDNEHLTAFWQSSYTLIARCNSILARIDGASFSDELKKQYTGEALTLRALGYFNLVRLFGGVPLVTEPVMDLDASYKVGRATVQEVYAQIEADLIKAEELVPVSYDDANVGRATKGAAQSLLGQVYLTQKKYAEAVVAFKKVVDSGTYSLLPVYADLYKAGQQGNSEAIWQAQFKGAANGLGSNFPNHFAPTGSEGITIPSGGAYGFNQPTEDIAAAYSDGDVRRNNIADGYMNGTTFVAAKYIRGYVERETGGGYADSGADWYVIRYADILLMYAEALNEVNKGPVAEAYAMINLVRNRAGLANLSNLTYETFKEAVYNEERLESPFEGHRWFDLLRTDRALTVMNEKVSGPGKITVGISTPIKPYQLLYPIPALVVITSSPAIAQNEGY, from the coding sequence ATGATCTCAAAAAATATAAAAATAGCTGTTGCCCTGGTTATCCTAACATTTTCAGGAACGTCCTGTGAAGATTTCCTGGAATCAGAACCCATTTCTCAGATCGGCGAAACAAATTTTTTCAAAACCGAATCTGATTTTAAACAGGCGCTGGTGGGTGCCTATTCGGCTTTCGCGCAAGTGTATTCGGGCAATGGATACTATTCTCTGCTGGTAGATTTGCGTTCCGATAACACCACTGAGCTCACCGCTGGCGGCGATGGGAATGATGCTAAAAGGAATATCGACGAATTTCGGGAAACGACTGACAATGAACATTTAACTGCCTTTTGGCAAAGCAGCTACACCTTGATCGCAAGATGCAACAGTATCCTGGCCCGCATTGACGGTGCAAGCTTTTCGGATGAACTGAAAAAGCAATACACCGGCGAAGCACTTACGCTGAGAGCTTTGGGTTATTTCAACCTCGTTAGGTTATTTGGCGGCGTTCCGCTCGTTACCGAACCGGTAATGGATCTCGATGCCAGCTACAAAGTGGGTCGGGCTACCGTGCAGGAAGTGTACGCACAGATCGAAGCGGACTTAATAAAAGCAGAGGAGTTAGTACCAGTTTCTTATGATGACGCCAATGTAGGCCGGGCGACAAAGGGTGCTGCTCAAAGTCTGCTGGGACAAGTTTACCTTACTCAGAAAAAATACGCTGAAGCGGTTGTGGCATTCAAAAAAGTAGTCGATTCGGGCACTTACAGTCTGTTGCCGGTGTATGCCGACCTGTACAAAGCCGGGCAGCAGGGAAATTCCGAGGCGATCTGGCAGGCACAATTTAAAGGAGCAGCAAATGGACTCGGTTCAAACTTTCCCAATCACTTTGCACCAACGGGCTCAGAAGGAATTACCATTCCATCGGGTGGCGCCTACGGGTTTAACCAGCCAACCGAGGATATTGCCGCCGCTTATTCGGATGGTGATGTACGCCGCAATAATATTGCTGACGGCTACATGAATGGGACTACTTTTGTTGCTGCCAAATACATTCGCGGTTATGTAGAGCGCGAAACAGGCGGCGGCTACGCCGATTCTGGCGCCGATTGGTATGTGATCCGTTATGCCGATATCTTGTTAATGTATGCAGAAGCACTCAATGAAGTAAATAAAGGCCCGGTTGCCGAAGCTTACGCCATGATCAACCTGGTTCGGAACCGCGCTGGCCTCGCTAATCTAAGCAATCTGACTTATGAAACTTTCAAAGAAGCGGTTTATAATGAAGAACGACTGGAGTCGCCTTTCGAAGGTCATCGCTGGTTTGATCTTCTGCGTACGGATCGGGCACTAACAGTTATGAATGAAAAAGTCTCTGGTCCTGGGAAAATTACTGTTGGAATTTCGACACCCATTAAGCCTTACCAGCTTTTGTACCCGATTCCCGCTCTGGTAGTTATTACCAGCTCGCCTGCCATTGCGCAGAATGAGGGGTATTGA
- a CDS encoding NHL repeat-containing protein has product MRNFFKKILLPLLFLTCTSPLLAQYTFFTPKEAFAIEVSLPNSAEKRLPMYRNAITSLTVQGDRILGGTTAKEGLSPYLFVASISGRKLITTKDLQESIPGQKSIATGFCKGTGNKLYAGTMGQRNQLAGHLLQVSIGNGDAIEVKDLGIPVAGEGIFTLLSNREGTELYGISYPSGRFFTYTIATKKVQVFDEVAPKEKELNNLHEYAVGPEVYLCKALIQDNAGLVYGSTAGNRVFAFDPAKKTFHFLETPLPAVWGREVLGQVEAWAKAPDGKLYGGNAADGQLFVLDPATKKIKNLGKPMMMARLQALAFGRDGRLYGLAGGAPGYSHLFYYDDKGAGFVDLGNPEFEMVAPGIEQGILWRGFQLSTLAASNDGKYMVMGEDEALSQLMIFPVGQ; this is encoded by the coding sequence ATGAGAAATTTTTTTAAAAAAATACTTCTACCACTCTTATTCCTGACATGTACAAGCCCACTCCTGGCTCAGTACACTTTTTTCACCCCCAAAGAAGCATTCGCGATTGAAGTCTCGCTGCCTAACAGTGCCGAAAAACGCCTCCCCATGTACCGCAATGCGATCACGTCCCTAACTGTGCAGGGTGATCGAATCTTGGGTGGTACTACTGCAAAGGAAGGTTTATCCCCTTACCTTTTTGTCGCCTCTATTTCTGGTCGAAAACTCATCACCACAAAGGATTTGCAGGAAAGTATACCTGGGCAAAAAAGCATTGCAACCGGATTTTGTAAAGGCACTGGCAACAAGCTGTATGCGGGCACAATGGGTCAGAGAAACCAGCTGGCGGGGCATTTGTTGCAGGTTAGTATCGGTAATGGAGATGCAATTGAAGTAAAAGATTTAGGTATCCCGGTCGCCGGAGAAGGAATTTTTACACTGCTCAGCAACCGGGAAGGCACCGAACTGTACGGGATCAGCTATCCGAGCGGTCGGTTTTTTACCTATACCATTGCGACTAAAAAGGTGCAGGTATTTGATGAAGTGGCTCCCAAGGAAAAAGAACTAAATAACCTGCACGAATATGCGGTCGGGCCGGAGGTTTATCTGTGCAAAGCGCTCATTCAGGATAATGCTGGATTGGTTTATGGCAGTACCGCTGGTAACCGCGTGTTTGCCTTTGATCCGGCCAAAAAGACCTTCCATTTTCTGGAAACTCCCCTGCCTGCTGTATGGGGACGTGAGGTATTGGGTCAAGTGGAAGCGTGGGCCAAAGCACCCGACGGAAAACTTTACGGCGGCAATGCAGCTGATGGCCAGCTATTTGTGCTGGATCCTGCCACTAAAAAAATCAAAAATTTGGGTAAACCCATGATGATGGCCCGGTTGCAGGCATTAGCTTTTGGACGCGATGGACGATTGTATGGTTTGGCAGGCGGTGCGCCGGGTTATTCCCATTTGTTTTATTATGATGATAAGGGAGCTGGTTTTGTGGACCTGGGCAATCCCGAATTTGAGATGGTAGCGCCCGGAATCGAGCAGGGCATTCTATGGCGGGGTTTTCAATTGAGTACCCTTGCTGCCTCTAATGATGGAAAATACATGGTCATGGGTGAAGATGAAGCACTCAGTCAGTTGATGATTTTTCCGGTTGGCCAATAA